Proteins co-encoded in one Brassica oleracea var. oleracea cultivar TO1000 chromosome C4, BOL, whole genome shotgun sequence genomic window:
- the LOC106340468 gene encoding LOB domain-containing protein 10 — MASTPCAACKLLRRKCTQECVFAPYFPPTQPQKFIYVHKVFGASNVTKILNDLPPPSREDAVNSLYYEAEARIRDPIYGCVGLISFLQQCLKKIQQDLVTAKEELAGYIGPDAVNPQQPYLPPLANNPPPNFMMAMEGMPHGVVPQGEPLIMREPNMPQHQHQPQDEQMQLMGTDAHRMAAMILERGDQQGMFNGYGIDNNGSVTATGFNQMDVNDHTSGGSMSGPSLALGSFGDAYQMGHETEHHISHDQLQTQLMLQPPLQEGQEQNEGQFLMQPMGQENLHEEEDEEELEPPVKWRKSESKEASY, encoded by the coding sequence ATGGCTTCAACACCTTGTGCAGCTTGCAAGCTCTTGAGACGAAAGTGCACTCAAGAATGTGTCTTTGCGCCCTATTTTCCACCAACTCAGCCTCAAAAGTTTATATATGTTCACAAAGTCTTTGGAGCAAGCAATGTAACCAAGATCCTCAACGATCTCCCACCTCCAAGCCGTGAAGACGCTGTTAACTCCCTCTACTATGAAGCCGAGGCCCGTATCCGTGACCCAATCTACGGATGCGTGGGTCTCATCTCCTTCTTACAACAATGTCTCAAGAAAATCCAACAAGATCTTGTCACTGCTAAAGAAGAGCTTGCTGGTTACATTGGACCAGATGCTGTGAATCCGCAACAGCCTTATCTTCCTCCTCTAGCCAACAATCCTCCACCCAATTTCATGATGGCTATGGAAGGAATGCCACATGGAGTGGTCCCTCAAGGGGAACCGTTGATCATGCGCGAACCAAACATGCCTCAGCATCAACATCAACCGCAAGATGAGCAGATGCAACTCATGGGTACTGATGCACATAGAATGGCTGCAATGATTTTGGAGAGAGGAGACCAGCAAGGGATGTTCAATGGTTACGGAATAGACAACAATGGGTCGGTTACAGCCACTGGCTTTAACCAGATGGATGTGAATGATCACACGTCTGGTGGGTCGATGTCTGGACCATCTCTTGCTTTAGGAAGCTTTGGTGATGCTTATCAAATGGGTCACGAGACAGAGCATCACATCAGTCATGATCAGCTTCAGACACAGCTTATGCTTCAGCCTCCATTACAGGAAGGTCAAGAGCAAAATGAAGGACAGTTTCTGATGCAGCCAATGGGACAAGAGAATCTCCATGAAGAAGAGGATGAGGAAGAGCTTGAGCCGCCGGTTAAGTGGAGGAAATCTGAGAGCAAGGAAGCTAGTTATTAA
- the LOC106341517 gene encoding zinc finger protein ZAT5-like produces the protein MEAFEELIATSKEQSLILKGKRTKRQRPQSPVHFSISPPIVSCPARDVIEEYIYLDSKENALGNNVENHKKDGVITSSSSSASWSSNNNPTTLKAEEDEEDLDIASCLILLSQGHSLPQLKIPNHETNNNNTYKFSSRRFLETSSSNGGGKADSYVYQCKTCDWTFSSFQALGGHRASHKKHKATSFYSNLDQVFVYDDIYSSITNIYA, from the exons ATGGAAGCGTTCGAAGAGCTGATAGCAACCTCAAAGGAGCAATCACTGATCCTCAAAGGGAAGCGGACAAAGCGACAACGTCCACAATCACCTGTTCATTTCTCTATCTCTCCTCCTATAGTTTCTTGCCCCGCACGCGACGTTATAGAGGAATACATTTATCTTGATTCCAAAGAAAACGCCTTAGGCAATAATGTGGAGAACCACAAGAAGGATGGTGTGATCACGTCTTCATCTTCGTCAGCCTCTTGGTCTTCTAACAACAACCCAACAACATTGAAAGCCGAAGAAGACGAGGAAGATCTAGACATAGCCAGTTGTTTGATCCTCCTTTCCCAAGGCCACTCTCTTCCACAGCTCAAGATACCTAACCACGAAACAAACAACAATAACACGTATAAATTTAGCAGCAGGAGGTTCCTAGAGACTTCTTCATCTAACGGTGGTGGTAAAGCTGACAGCTACGTTTATCAGTGCAAAAC ATGTGACTGGACCTTCTCTTCTTTTCAGGCTTTAGGTGGCCATAGAGCTAGCCACAAGAAACATAAGGCAACCTCCTTTTATTCCAACCTTGACCAAGTTTTTGTGTATGATGACAT